The following are from one region of the Syngnathus typhle isolate RoL2023-S1 ecotype Sweden linkage group LG22, RoL_Styp_1.0, whole genome shotgun sequence genome:
- the chac1 gene encoding glutathione-specific gamma-glutamylcyclotransferase 1: MKPQDILAAKSCSSLWIFGYGSLVWKPDFKYKRSQVGYIRGYKRRFWHGDNFHRGNDELPARVVTLIPDDDASTWGVAFEVSGTQVEEALEYLNVREGVRGGYVSEIVTFHPEEGGPSVPALLYIATADNPLYLGPAAPEEIGARIAMCEGRTGHNLEYLLRLTAFMRTSCPKVDDQHLFAVEAAALAMVSYILETQ, translated from the exons ATGAAGCCTCAAGACATCCTGGCAGCCAAGAGCTGCAGCAGCCTGTGGATCTTCGGCTACGGCTCGCTGGTGTGGAAGCCTGACTTCAAGTACAAGCGGAGCCAAGTGGGCTACATTCGAGGCTACAAGAGACGCTTCTGGCACGGGGATAACTTCCACCGCGGCAACGACGAGTTG CCCGCAAGAGTGGTGACGTTGATTCCAGATGATGAC GCGAGCACATGGGGTGTGGCCTTCGAGGTGAGCGGCACCCAAGTGGAGGAGGCCCTTGAGTACCTGAACGTACGCGAGGGAGTCCGCGGTGGCTACGTCAGCGAGATTGTGACCTTCCATCCAGAGGAGGGTGGCCCGTCTGTACCGGCTCTGCTGTACATCGCCACCGCCGACAACCCCCTGTACCTGGGGCCCGCCGCCCCCGAGGAGATCGGCGCCCGGATCGCAATGTGCGAAGGTCGCACGGGTCACAACCTGGAGTACCTGCTACGGCTGACCGCCTTCATGCGGACCAGCTGCCCGAAAGTGGATGACCAGCACCTGTTTGCAGTGGAGGCTGCGGCGCTAGCCATGGTCTCCTACATTTTGGAGACCCAGTAG